Genomic window (Psilocybe cubensis strain MGC-MH-2018 chromosome 1, whole genome shotgun sequence):
ttttttttctctttccctacGTGTAGCAGGCTAGGCAGATAGGGGTGTCGCGGCCTATTGCGTTCGCGATCCCGCCTGCGTCTGCGTCGCCGACGgtacagcagcagcatttCTTCGCGGCGCGTACGTCTACGGCTACGGCTAGCCCTGCCCTAGCTTTAGATCCATCGGGCGCTCCGTCTGTCCAACACCAAACTCAaccacaatcacaatcacaaccacaacaacaaGCAAACGCCTGTACAGCGTCCCCGCCATCCTCACCACAGACGCAAACCTCTACACAAACCTCCACATACGCAcacgcacgcacacacacatgtacacgcacacgcacaagCACACGCACAAGCGCACACACAAGCGCACTCAGCGCACTCGCTGAAACGAGTCAAAACCCGCTCCAGGCAGAGTAATAGTATGGCGGTACATGCCGCTGTAGCGCTGTACCGCTCTCGCCGCCACCTATGGGGCCGTTGCCTTTGCCGCTGCCTCTTTTgcatcaacagcagcagcagcagagggAACAGAGACGCGCGTCGCTTTCGCCTTCGTTGGTGGCGTccaatttgaatttgaatttgaattcgAATCAGGCTCAGAGTCAGTGTAAGAATCACAgtcagacgcagacgcagacgcagacgcagacgcagacgcagacgcagacgcagacgcagacgcagacgcagacgcagacgcagacgcagacgcagacgcagacgcagacgcagacgcagacgcagacgcagacgcagacgcagaagCAGGcacaggcgcaggcgcagcGGAGAAATAGCGCGTCAACGGTATCGAGCACTGGATTCCCAGTAGCATTGACAGCGCGCTCgtcgctttcgctttcgctgCTCTTGTCCTCGTCCgcggcgtcggcgtcgttcGCTTCCGCCGTTTCCGCCAGCTCGTCGTCCTCTGCGTACATGTcgacgtcggcgtcggcgtcgatggagatggagatggagatggagatgtgggCCTCGCGCGCGCGCTCGGCGTCGCTTTCGTCCAGCTCGGTTGCGCGTGCGGCTGTTGCGGTTGGCGCGggtgttggtgctggtgggtTGAGACATACCAAGTCGTGCGGTGTGTTACCAGGCGTCGACGAGCCGCCGCCCAAAAATGCAGTGTTGCGCAGCGTGGAGGTGTTCGGCGATGCCCTAAACACCACAACGACAGCGACGACGGCGAGGACGACGATGCTGGCTGCGCCGGTCTCGCGCGCGCGCAGGCTGAACTCGACCGCGACGTTGCGGATCGACACCTCGTCGTCTGTGGCTGCTAGTGCTCCTGCTAGTGCtagtgatgatgatggtgatagTGGTACATGCAATCTACACAGGATGCCGTCGAGTTCGTCGGCGAAATCGGCTGTGTCTGTGTCGTCTGCGGAGGTTACGCCCACGGCGCTCTCTCCGGTTTCGGGATTGTCAAAGGTGGTTTTGATATCTTCTcagcagcagtagcagcagcagccaatGACTACAAATACTACAACTACGACTATGACTATGACTACAACTATGACTGCGCCGCAGACTCTGCCATCGTtgtctccatctccatccccatccccgtcgccctcgccctcgccgaCGTCGTTCCGTGCTGTCCATGCCCAGCATGACTCGGTGCTCAGCGTGGTCAGCAACTCAAACGACGTGTACTTTTCCGACTCGAGTTTTTCGGGGGAGTATTATAGCGCGCGGTCGAGCTTTACGAGTGCGTTGACTGGGGATGTTGTTAGTTCGTGGGAGTGAGTGGTGGATgttggatgtggatgttgGTGCAGATCGTGGTGTGGTGTTGTGAATTTCCGTGCTTTGTctgtttcttctcctttttttcttttcttgtttcGAAGCTTCATGCACATGTACAATCATTtgttttctccttttcctttttttctttaatCGCCGTGCCATTGGATTCAGATAACCTCACCGCCTCTCATTTTTTCTTGgcttctttttgctttcgtCGATCCGCAAAATTGTAAGAAACGTCTGTATTATACCAACCTCTACTTCCGTcgcatttcttcttcttcttcttttttttttttttttttgacgcGTATGAACAATATCCCACACtctcctttctttcctttcctttcctttctgtTCCTTGCTTGTTTATCGCTTAATTTTTACTCTATTGATCTAATACTCGAATCTCATAGTCACTAAAATccacctctctctctctttttacCGTCATCGATCATCATAGCATTTATACCGCTGCTACTTAGCATTAGCATTAGCATTAGCACTAGCTACCCctcattttattttgtacagTATACCCATACCTCCCTTTGCATGCATCTCAATTAAtctcaatttttttcttgaacTTTTCACAATGTGCAATGACATGGTTGGAAATTGACAATTGACCTTGAAGTTGAGTATCTTCAGCGCTTAATCTACCTAAAGGTGGCATCTACGGTATCCACATTCACTCCGATATATCGAAAATACTTTAAAGTTAAGAAATTTGAGTACCCTCAGCGCTTAATTTTTCTAAGTATCTACGGTATCCACATTCAGTCCGATGGATCTAAAATTATCCACCTTCAATTACTCATTAGTACCTGATGCATCTGTAAGCTTTGGGCAACTCTCACCGCAGCTTCCACCTTCTGAATCCTGTCAATTCGACGTAACTGTTGTAGGGTGAGTAAGCCTTTTTGATCGAGCGTGAGGGCCCGGGGTCGGACGTCGAGGTCTGTATCTCGGAGCGCCATGCAAAGGGTACTGTAACTGTGTAACAGCCACGAAACTGCGAGTTGAATACGGATGACGACATTCTTTTCGGCGACGGCAACAGGTAATGTTGTGACAAACGTAAAATGCTCTTCTGCGCATGCGGAATCTATGGTCGATGTTTAGTTTCCATTTCAAGTGTTgcttgtttgtttgttttatCAAGATCACAATTCGCAGTCTTATGGCCTACGTGCTTATCGAGCAATTCAACCGAAAGGGAAGCTGCTGAGAACGGAACAATATATGAATTTGTCATCGCATAAACGCGATCGCGCAAGTGTTTGTTGTGCTTGCCCCACACCCCGCAAACTATAAAATACATCTGGCTTAAGCCAATTTAAACCCCATCTTCATCAGCCCCTACCTCCAAGCAAACCAAGCAAGAACATAAACGTTAAACCTAGGACCATGACCACTCTCATCACAGGCGGAACTGGCAGGACCGGACTGGGCCTCGCAAAGCTTCTGCACGCCGCGAACTACCCAGTGCTCATCGCGACACGCACAGGGGTCGCCCCCGCGCCATTCAAAGCCGTCAAATTCGACTGGAACGACGCCTCGACGCACGAAGCCGCGTTCGACACCGCTGACCCCCCGGTCGACCGGGTGTACATCGTCGGCCCGCCTGCGAGCACCGACGTCGCGTTGCACACCAAGTTCGTCGAGCTTGCGATATCGAAAGGGGTGAAGCGCTTCGCGCTAATGTCGGCCACTGTCGTTGGGCCAGATGCGAACTCGCCGTTCCCGGCTGGTGTCGTGCATCAGCAGTTGATTGATGCTGGTGTTGACTTTGTGGTAGTGAGGCCTACTTGGTTCATTCGTAAGCAATACATCGTTTCTCTCTCCTATAGTGACAGATTTTAACCATGAATATTCCTTGCCTCCCGCTTTGAACATGTAGAAAATTTCGACAACTTGGGCATCACGAATTTCAGCACAATATTCTCAGCGGCGCAAGATGGGAAAGTACCTTTTGTCTCGACAGAGGATATCTCCCAAGCGGTATTCGAGGGTTTAACCGCGGAGAAAAGTCCAAACGACAGTATCTTCGTCGTGGGGCCCGAGCTCCTCACCTACGAAGATGTGAGTTTCATGCACTTGTCAGCAATCTACTGGTGCTAATCATATCATCCCTCTGAAAACAGGCGGCAAAAATCATATCTTCTGTGCTGGGCCGAACGATCACTTACAAACGCAACACTATCGAAGAGCAAGCGGCCTTGTACACCCAAGTCGGGGCACCAGCCGATTACGCCAAATTATTGGCAGCCTTGGACGCGGATGTGGCTAAAGGGACTGAAGAGGCTGTGTTTAATGATGCGGAGGCCGCTGCAAAAGGCCGCCTCTTTGTCGGGAAGCACACACTGCTTGAATTCTTTAAGGAAGGGAAGAATGTGCAAGCCAAATAACGAGTGGATGTGAACTGTAGAAAGTTGTTAATAATGACTGTACATTAGGACAAGTTGATTTAGTGGCTTTTTAGTTTGAAATGGAATGGGTTGAATGTCTTACCAATAGCTAACCGCTTCAACGCAGAGAGCGTTCTAGCTGCAATAAAGTGAAAATATCGAAGGGACTTGGAAGGAAGAAACCCAACCCGCTGAGTGTCTGTTGCTCCTTCTCTTATCCCCATTGAAACGACCGCCTGGACCTCGGCTAGTTTATTACATTGACATGAAGTCAGAGCAGTGACTTAAAACGACAATACAGATAAACCAACAAAATACATTGTGGTGGTATGATTAGAACTGGAACATTGAAAGTGGGCATAAACGGTATTTCACTGTCTCGCTGTCGGAGGAGACAAGAAACACCGAGAAATTTCGTTGACACCTGGTTTGCGCCGTCACGGGATTCAGACTAAACCAAACAGGCACTGGCAACTCTACGCGTCTCCTCTCCCCTTGAATAAGTATCCAGCACATAACAGTAATATTCCCGTTCATTCTTTTCTATGTCTACCTCTGAGGGTACCTCTACCAGCACGTTGTCTGTAACTGGTTTAAATCACGATGGTGCCACTGCTGCCGCACCTTCAACAATTACATATACTAGCACCACCCCTGATGCAGGCTTTCTGGTAGAACACGCCATCAACAACGACTCAAATGACTCTACAAGCGATAAAGGAGTCACAGCATCCAAGATTTCCGCAGATGCTGCTTTGGCAACGAAAGTGGATGCCGACTCCAATGAGCCGAGGTGTGTGGCTTCAGCCAttgctctttcttccttcaGGGTGACAAGACTTCAGTAGACGCTCGGAAACACCCCAAACCAATTGCGCGGATAACACAAACGAAAATCTTTCCATCCTTCAGTCACAGATTGCATTAGAAATGAATGACGAGTTCATCGAGTGCAGTGTCGATGTTTTCTTCAAGCATTACCTTCCATTTGAGCCTTCAGAAGCAGCTGTTGAAGAATGTGTCCTGAGACTTCTCTGCAAGGATCATGCTCCCAATGGCGACGCTGGTGAATGTTTCCATCCCAAACAGGCTCCTATGACGCCTAGACAATGCGCACAAATTAAGCCACTTCATAAACTTGACGACAACACAGGCCACCCCATATTGTCGGAAGTTGTGCTAACGGTTGGGTATCCGGATACTCCTGGTCTTCGATTCACCGACTACATGAAACGGCCTGGTAGCCACGGCTCTGTGGAAAAGACAGTATTTGCTCCCTTGAAGACTATTGCTGATGCCGTTGGGGGCTATAGCGAGACATGTGACGGCAGGGCTCGCAACAATTTCCAGTATCTCCATTGTCCGCAGACAGTCATTTCATCGGATATAGGGGACTCTAAAAGCAGGATAGATGCCTGCTTTTCCCATGAAGGAAGTGATTTACACACCAAGTATATTGCTGTGCCTATTGAGCAGAACGTCTCCGCCGCCAACAGGAATTCAGTAAGTGTTATGCAATATTTTTACACATGCTTTTTGCCAACCTTTCCTTTAAGAACAACCGTCAGGTAGTATCGGCAAATGTTCAAATCATGAACGATGACGTGCGGCGAATGTTCACCTATGGGGTTACGTAGTAGAAATAGACTGTGAAAAGGCAATATTTCTGATTTTTAGTGGTTTCAGATGACCTTTGAAGGCGACAAGGCAACGCTGTGGTATCACTGTCGCTCTCATTCTGCTGTTTCGAGACAATTTAACTTTGTCGAGGTATGCTTGTGAGGTTCTTTTGAATCGGCGAACATTACTGATCTATTAATCTCTAGAATCCGAAATTACTTGTCAAGGTGTTCCTGTCATTTCTATTCGCAACAGACGAAGAACTCGGCTACGATCCCAACGTCACTCTGGTCGAAGGCAAGAAGCGTCAGTACACTTTCACAATCCCCAGTTCTGATGGGAAATCGGCCAAGTTCTACCGCACTGTCAAAGTTATTTCTGAATATCGCTCGAACAACATTTCTGGTCGCATGGCGCGTGTATGGTTGGTCGATCGGGTTGATTCTGAAGGCAACAAGATTGGCCCGCAATGCGTCTTGAAAGACGTCTGGCTTGCCGTAAATGCTCTCACTGAAAAGGAGATCCAGACGGCCATCTTTGCAGATATCGAAAAATACTGTCACCCCAACAAGCCAGATTACAACCTGGCATTGGATCCTCCTGAAGACTCTCCCGAGGCCTCTCTCAATGCTATCAAGATGCGAAATGCCGAGCTCGTTAAGTCTGGCAAGTACAAGCAGTACTTTCTTGACATTGAAAGTGATTATTCTGGGAAGCCATCCAAAGACGTTTTGGAGGGATGTACTCCCGTCACAGGCTTGTTTCAGAACGCCGATGCAGATAGGATTGCATCTTTGAACGACAATTCTATTCGACCGGTAGGATCGACACCTTTTATAAAGAGTGGACAGCAACACAAGCGAACATTTACCCCCCGGAAACAATATCGCGTCATCTTCAAAGAAGTCTGCCAGGCTGTGGGCGATCTGCCTACTTTGGGGAAAGTGCTTAATATACTTAAACAAACTCTCATACGTAAGCTCCAACCTCGATTAAATTTCTACATTTATTCATGTAGACATTCGTAGCCCTTTCGCTCCTGTACTGTGCTGGCTGGGTACACAGAGACATCAGCTCAGGGAATATTCTTGCTCATCAAGAAGGCAGGATCTTGCGGGCCAAATTGTCAGACCTTGAATATGCCAAGAGGTTTCCTCTACCTGAAGACTATGAAGGCAATGTTAATCCCAAAATCGTACTTTGTTATTTTACTTTTCTAACCGTGTTGCTGTCCTAACAAAATTCCAGGGCACTCCTTTTTTTATGCCTGTCGAAATAATGCAAGACGTTTATCTATATAGTCAAATCGTCAACGATGACGACCTAGAATTTGCAATTCACAACCCGACTCTTTTTATTGCCAAACAACAACACGATCTTGGTGGCCCCCGAAAAAATACTACGCAGAACAATATCTTAGAAAAACCGGTGATCTATAATTTTCAACATGATCTCGAGTCGCTTTGGTGGGTTTTAGTGTGGTCTCTAACCGCACGTGTCAGCCATCAACCTTCCAGGACCTGGGCCAACCAAGTTTTTCAACATGATGTCGTGCCTACTCCTGAGAGGGTACGCTTTCTGAGGGCTTTGTCCAGGATCACGCTTGAAGATATCATGCTCCCATCAATCTCATTTCTGCATGTCCTGGTGGAACTCATAAGATCTGTCATGAATATTGCGTATTCAGAGCTTGAAAGGGGCGACACATTCAGAGACACGCTGTCTTATGCCATCACTGTAGACCGCTTTCATTTATGTTTTCAACAACTCGAGAGTGTCTCCGGCGCCCCTTGGGAGGAAACACCTCTTGTGATGTGAACATCTCCGCCAATGGCCCCAACTCTGTTCAACCTGCTGATGCCGCTACAGCAGCGCCCAGTACTCCCCCACTTTTTCCTGGTCGTAAGAGA
Coding sequences:
- a CDS encoding Agroclavine dehydrogenase, whose amino-acid sequence is MTTLITGGTGRTGLGLAKLLHAANYPVLIATRTGVAPAPFKAVKFDWNDASTHEAAFDTADPPVDRVYIVGPPASTDVALHTKFVELAISKGVKRFALMSATVVGPDANSPFPAGVVHQQLIDAGVDFVVVRPTWFIQNFDNLGITNFSTIFSAAQDGKVPFVSTEDISQAVFEGLTAEKSPNDSIFVVGPELLTYEDAAKIISSVLGRTITYKRNTIEEQAALYTQVGAPADYAKLLAALDADVAKGTEEAVFNDAEAAAKGRLFVGKHTLLEFFKEGKNVQAK